A genomic region of Chrysemys picta bellii isolate R12L10 unplaced genomic scaffold, ASM1138683v2 scaf218, whole genome shotgun sequence contains the following coding sequences:
- the LOC135978349 gene encoding fibrinogen-like protein 1-like protein isoform X1: MDTEGKGWTVVQRNSYNTEITWKESWSTYKYGFGNVQQDYWLGNEYLSLLTRQTIYKVRFVVEDKSNNTRYAEYDIFSVEDEPSGYPLRLGRYSGDGEDYLTTYHSGLGGIHDNMKFSTSDKDQDQASGNCASSYGGWWYDKCQNVLLNGKGYIYWAGFCKSGECKSSLILVKPTDVCWVRQEEPILLGSQRR; encoded by the coding sequence atggacaccgaaggcaaaggctggaccgttgtgcagagaaattcttacaacacagagatcacctggaaggagtcctggagcacctacaagtacggctttgggaacgtgcagcaggattactggctgggcaacgagtacctgtccctgctcacgcggcagaccatctacaaggtccgctttgtggtggaggacaaatccaacaacacccgctacgcagagtacgacatcttcagtgtcgaggatgagcccagcgggtacccgctgaggctgggcaggtactctggggacggcgaggactatctcaccacctaccactccggcctggggggcatacacgacaacatgaagttcagcacaagtgacaaggatcaggaccaggccagtgggaattgcgcaagtagctatggaggctggtggtatgacaagtgtcagaacgtcctgctcaatgggaaaggctacatctactgggcagggttctgtaagagtggggagtgcaagtcttccctcatcctggttaagccaacagacgtgtgctgggtccggcaggaggagcccatcctccttgggagccagcgccgctga
- the LOC135978349 gene encoding fibrinogen-like protein 1-like protein isoform X2, with protein MDTEGKGWTVVQRNSYNTEITWKESWSTYKYGFGNVQQDYWLGNEYLSLLTRQNIYKVCFVVEDKSNNTRYAEYDIFSVEGEPSGYPLRLGRYSGDGEDYLTTYHSGLGGIHDNMKFSTTDKDQDQASGNCASSYGGWWYDKCQNVLLNGKGFIYWAGFCKSGECRSSLILVKPTDVCWVRQEEPILLGSRRR; from the coding sequence atggacaccgaaggcaaaggctggaccgttgtgcagagaaattcttacaacacagagatcacctggaaggagtcctggagcacctacaagtacggctttgggaacgtgcagcaggattactggctgggcaacgagtacctgtccctgctcacgcggcagaacatctacaaggtctgCTTTGttgtggaggacaaatccaacaacacccgctacgcagagtatgacatcttcagtgtcgagggtgagcccagcgggtacccgctgaggctgggcaggtactctggggacggcgaagactatctcaccacctaccactccggcctggggggcatacacgacaacatgaagttcagcacgactgacaaggatcaggaccaggccagtgggaattgcgcaagtagctatggaggctggtggtacgacaagtgtcagaacgtcctgctcaatgggaaaggcttcatctactgggcagggttctgtaagagtggggagtgcaggtcttccctcatcctggttaagccaacagacgtgtgctgggtccggcaggaggagcccatcctccttgggagccggcgccgctga